In Akkermansia muciniphila ATCC BAA-835, the genomic stretch ATGGGCGTGACTACGGTCGGTTTTGTTGCTCCGGACAGCCCTGCGGCTCAGGCCGGCATTCTTCCCGGCGACAAGATTGTGAAAGTGGACGGCCATCCTGTGGACAAGTGGGCGGGCAATATGGAAGGCGTGCGGGAATTGATCATGCTGGGCGAGCATGACCGGGTGGTTTTTACGGTGCAGAGACCTGGACATGAAGGAGAGATGGAAATTTCCTGCGGATTCCGGATTCCGGAAACGTCCTGGTGGCAGCGCTCCGGCATGCGTCAGGTGGGGTTGATGCAGGCCATGCCCTGCGTGATTGGGGAAGTGATTCCCAATTCTCCTGCCGCACTGGCCGGATTGAACCCGGGCGATAAGGTTGTGGGTGCCAATGGAGAACGCCTCTGGAACCCTGCCGCACTGGATGTTCTGCTGAAGAAGAATGAACCGCTCTTGCTGGATGTGACGGACAGGGCCGGGGTTGCAAGGCAGGTGAATATCCAGGGGAAGCTTCCGGAGAATTGGCACAATGGTGCGGACGGTTCCCTGCTCAAGGGGGCCCAGCCTATTCTGGGCGTGAGCTGGGACCTGAGTTCCGTGGGCCGAGACGTTACCGTCCATCCTTCTCCGTGGGCGCAGATCAAGCAGAGTCTGAAATGGATGGGGGATACCCTGGCGAAGGTGGTGGCTCCCGGCAGCAGCGTGGGCGTGGAGCATCTTTCCGGACCTGTGGGAATTGCCAATCAGTTTTACAAGATGTTCTCTCTGGAGGAAGGGTGGAAGCTGGCCCTGTGGTTTTCCGTGGTGTTGAACGTGAACCTGGCGGTTCTGAATATTCTGCCTCTTCCGGTAGTGGATGGCGGCCATGTGGTCATGAATGCCATTGAATTGGTTTTCCGGCGTCCCCTGAATGTAAAAGTTCTGGAATTCGTCCAGTTCGGCTTTGTGTTCCTGCTGATGGGGTTCTTCCTGTTTGTGACATTCAAGGATGTGGGGGATTTCTTTGGCAAGAAGCCGGACAAGCTGCCCACCCCGGTATTCAAGGCCGTCGCGGATTAGTTGCGGACGGCGTTTTTTATCCCGGTCTGTTCCATGAAGCAGTCACTGGCGGCGCGTTTCCTGTTCCGGGCGGTGGTGCTGGCGTTTCTTGTGTATGCCATGCTGCTTACCTGGTGGACTCCTTTCACTGGGGACAGCTTCATGCATTCCGTG encodes the following:
- the rseP gene encoding RIP metalloprotease RseP is translated as MDSILSVLATIAIIFGVVMLFNFMIFIHELGHFFAARWRGLYVDRFQIWFGRPIWKKTVNGVQWGLGWIPAGGFVSLPQMAPMEAIEGRAELPKDLKPVTPLDKIIVAAAGPAASFLLAVLFAVAVWMVGKPDVEMGVTTVGFVAPDSPAAQAGILPGDKIVKVDGHPVDKWAGNMEGVRELIMLGEHDRVVFTVQRPGHEGEMEISCGFRIPETSWWQRSGMRQVGLMQAMPCVIGEVIPNSPAALAGLNPGDKVVGANGERLWNPAALDVLLKKNEPLLLDVTDRAGVARQVNIQGKLPENWHNGADGSLLKGAQPILGVSWDLSSVGRDVTVHPSPWAQIKQSLKWMGDTLAKVVAPGSSVGVEHLSGPVGIANQFYKMFSLEEGWKLALWFSVVLNVNLAVLNILPLPVVDGGHVVMNAIELVFRRPLNVKVLEFVQFGFVFLLMGFFLFVTFKDVGDFFGKKPDKLPTPVFKAVAD